From the genome of Acropora palmata chromosome 8, jaAcrPala1.3, whole genome shotgun sequence:
atgtttctcaaaccagagaacaaCACAGTTTGAAAGCTCTGACAACTTTCAATAATATATCTAAGTCGAATCATAATGATACTTACCGTgaacacaacaagaaaatccAGAAAATCCGCCACTACACAAATCCACCACAGCTCAGAGAAACGAATATTATGTTTTTTCTGCCATATGATTAGCCGAGCATTCGTTCGGTGGCGCTCGCTGTCCGGCGGCAATCCGAAGACTGTAACTCGCTGGCCCGAAGAAATGCCAAGTGTACCTCAGAAACCAAACCACAAGGCATAGCATTTTCGAGATTCATTGCGTGATAGCCACGAGATGCATTGCAAGATTAGTGTGAAATTATCGATGGGAACATTCAACTTAGAGCTACGTTCTTATCCGAAAACTGGATTTTATTACCGctaaacagttttaaaacaaagtgCATTTTGCGACGCGCGACCGATGTCGTTGTTATAAAATTTTACACTGTAAGAGGATCGAATGAACGCCAAACTTTCGATTGGatgaattcaatgaaattcaaagctAGTCTCTGCCAAACACTGTACGTATCAAACTCTAAACGAATGCATCCATGCCTGCGTTATGATTTTGCCGATCGAAAAATATAATTGCTGCTTAATCAAGCTTATTTAGCGCGCAGACGTTGTAGTCAAATTCTTCGTAGATTTTTCTCGGTGCAAGAGATAGAAGAGAAGGGAAACTGTCGATGGgaataattaaatcaaatccaaaactacctttgagggcgaagatACGACGTGTTTGATTCTAAAAGAATGAGTAAATACATAcgaatgaaaagtaaaattaagttcACCACGCGGTTCATTTATTGTTGTGGTTTTCAGTTTCAAGTTAGTTGccaaaattttttaatcaCCACAAATTCCAAAGACCGTCCAACTGTCGATGGGAAAAATTCAGCCAAATGTGGAGCTAACCTCCTAGCTGAGCACTGAAAGCATTGAACTCCAATGTCGAAGGTGACAATAGAGTCCCTAAGTCGTTACGTCACGTTGCTAGGATACCAAAAAACTGTTCTAAACAAACTCTAACAAACGAACATGGCGTCGCTTTCAATCACAGCTCTAAGTAATTTCTTCTCTGAAGAAAGGAAATCTATCTGCAAAGGAGAAAATCACTACAAGTCAGATCATGTTGAAAGTTTCTTCTACAATGCTGGTGCGATAAGAGGTCAAGTTCACGCAAGCATGAAGGAAAAATCATATAAAGTCACGGTAAGTCGAGCGCACGTGTTGCTGTCGTTATCGGCATTGTAATTCTGAAGATCATGCTGGCTTaattgattataaaacaaTAGTAGCTCATTTTCTTAATAGTTTCGAAACTTAAGAGcccaattaaaaaaaaaaactgtattgTTTAAGCATTTATCTTTTCGCCAAAACGTTTATTGCTGCTTATTTGCCCTCGTGGTTTGCCTGCGTGCATCTGCGTGCATTGCATACTATTTATTACTACGTAAACCTTGTCAACCCATTAGATCGcaaatgaaatcaatgttTATCATACATTAAGACGAAGCTTTTTGACATTTCTCTTAGATATACCTGGATGAAAAGAACGAGATAAGATCTACCGAGTGTGAATGCCCGAAGGGAGCATATAAGTGTAGTCATGCCGCTGCACTATTCATATACGGCATACACAACCTAAGCCGTACCGACGTTGAATGCTcctggaagaaaaagaagaaagccgACAAAACTCCAGATTCTGTTGAAGAAATGTTCCCTTCCAGGCGAGAGAGATACATTCCTGTATCAAGAATGCCATCAGACGAGGATAGAAGGGCGCTATACTCGCATCTTAGTGCCTATGGTCGCTTTACTGGACTTTGGTGGATTATGACTCCTGAACCTCTCGAACCACAACCCTTACCAATTCCCACgataaatgaaattattacCAGTCAAGAATTTCTGTCTGTCCAAGGCAAAGAGAACCAAATCGCCTATCTACAAGACAAAGTTAAAATCTCAAATGATGCTGTAGAGACCATAGCTACAATCACTAAGGGGCAAAGAACCAATCCACTCTGGCATCATGTGAGAAAAGGCAGGCTAACAGCCAGTAACTTTGGCAGTGTGCTGAATGCTGGACGAATAACACCTTCTCTATTAAAAAGACTGTTGGGAGAATACGATTTATCTCGAGTTAAGGCTGTCCAGTGGGGTGTACAGAATGAAGCTGAGGCCATTAACCACTTCAGGAAATGTAGTGGTCTCCCTGTAGCTGAAACAGGCATTTGGCTTGACCCAAATGGTGTTCTTGGCGCTTCTCCGGATGGCCTGATAGGTCAAAATCATGTATTGGAAGTGAAGTGCCCATATACGCAAAGAAACTTAACAATTGCTGAGGCAGTATTAAATGattcattttgcttgaaaagaaaccacGATGGCACATACCAGTTAAAGCAAGACCATGTCTACTGGCATCAAGTTCAGGGTCAattattttgacaaggcgacacttttgcttttttgttgtgtGGACAACTAAAGAGTCGACTGTTTTGTTAATTAAGAGAGATGAAACATGGGCTGAGAACATTGATATTCTTTCAGAGTTTTATTTTGCtaaactttttcaaaaaattgtagAGGGAGAGCTATAACTAGAACTAATTGCATATATTGCAACCCCTTGCAActatataatataattttcattttgtaagtAACAAAGGTCTCTAATAATAGAGTGACAACATTGAACCCATGAGACATAATTATATTAGACTATGTTGGTAagctgtaaattattttttttctataaaagCTAACAAGAGTATTGGGAAATTTGTTCTATTAATAAATacttttcaatcaaaatttgtGTCAGCTGTGACTTCTTTTATAAGAGGGAACTGCAGGTTAACTAGTGCACAGCATAACTGAACAAGAATATCTGCATGGCATCTAAGATAAGAAGGtataaaacttaaaattttgtaGTCTTTAAGCCTTGCATTTGCTCTCTCTACATGGATGCGACATTTAGCAATTGCTTTTGTCGCCCGTGCTTCAGTCTCAGTGAATGTAccattatttaaaaaaggtgGAATGTTGACAGAAACACCATTCGGTACTATATCTTGGATGAGGAAACCTTTATCTGCAAGAACTAAGTCACCTGTTGATAGCTGATCTAGGAATCCTGATTTCTGTACAATAGCCTTGTCTGAGATAGACCCAGGATAAAGCTTACTTACAAAAGTAATAACTGCATTTGGGGCAACACCtattaaaactttaaaagaatTCATCCCTCTATAACTAGAATAGGTAACACTTTGGTGGCTCATCAACTTTGGAGTAGCAATTTCAACATCAGTGCAGTCAATGACTACTCTACAGGAACTAAACTGTGAAAATGAAGATGGAGCACAGGTGTCATTCTTAAACCTAGTGGGCGTAGTTGTCATCATCGCTGTGAGATTTTGCTGATCCACAAGGGGAGTTTTACAAATTCCACTCCCTACTGGGCtcagtagagaaaggaccctgggagcGAGGTTGAAAAATAGGCCCGCAATGCGTGCGTGTAGCTCCTGCGTTCTTGTTTGCATTGGTATGTGAATACGGTGCTGTTTAGTATGCACAGCTATTTTAGAAAAGGTTGTCGTAAGGCCTACGCGCTCATATCACTGGGTATTTTGGGTGCGTACGCTTGGATACTCATAGAGCGTCAACTTTTTCTGAATTAGCTGTGTGCAGCTATTTCATCTAAGGTTGTCGCGGCTCAAGTGTACACAACCAGACCGCAGAGGAGCATGTGAGGTAAAAATAAGTGGCTATTCGACAAATGACTGACGTTCTGCAACATGGAACGATTCGCATTCATGCATCAAGTTCctcacacacaacgagagcaTCGCGCTCTAATCTAGGAGGTCGTCAGTTCGATTCTGCCAAAGTTCCGAgttgttagttttgttttctttttgttttcttttttctcttaaattaCACGAATTGTCAGTGTTGGAATTGTTGTTTACACCATGTTTGCAATGGAAAGTGTTGGCATAGCCAATATAATAATCACCCCTGAAAAACACTTTGCGAGTAAAGACACCcagagggtctgagtttttggGGTCtaaggtctgagttttcgaggtctgagttttcgagacatcCCTTGTATTTTAGATCAATTTAATTAGCCCGTGATTGCCTGTATATATGCGAGTACGCTGTATGTGTTGTATGTCTTGTATTTTAACTGCAATCGATACAGAAAGCTAGTAGATATCTTGAAGATGAGCCACTTatcttttgaaagattttcttaGTAGCAAGAGTATAAAAGGTTGTTCTATGAGGTTTCAGGAAAAGTTGGTCAAGTGCATTTAATCAGCTGTTATGACAGGCGCTTGTCGGCAAAAGATAAGATGTAAACAATCAGCTCGATAGAGTCCCATGGTCACTTGGTTTTTACCATTGATaatcttcaaaatttgaatttatgaAGTAGTATTGTAAAGGAACTAATATCTGTCTCCGACATTTGTCGTTGAGAACAAAAAACGTTAACTTAAGACGGGTGGATTTTTTCACTTGTGTGATTTACAGCGAGCCATCGAACTAGTGAAAATATCCTGCACACTTTTTATTCTGGATGCTTCGCTTTTAGCGGGCCAAAAAAGGCACTTAAAGGGAGTGAAAATAAAGGATTAAGCTTAAACTGCACCTATATATTTTCTCCAGAAAACGTAAGCTGGGACAGATATAGGCCTCTGAAATCGAccctaatttcaatttgaaatctaacCCTCGAAGGTCCTTATCTTCGACTAGTGAGTTAGAACATTAAAAATACGACTTGTCACTTCAATTTTACACTTAACGAGAGATAATAGAAAGATTTACTTGCAGCCGAGGTAGAATAACGGGAATAGTTTCCATTGCAAAATGCGAGCTCGATAAAGATGCATGATTTTCCCATTTTCCCAGGGGGCTGAGGCGGGCGTGTAGCCGTAAATTTAACTTTGCtgatttttagaaaaacgaaaGAGCGGCGGGACttttaatgttgttttttgaaaatagttcaCCGAAGGTGACATTTaggtgaaataaaatgaaatctgaaatttcccgtcTGTCGTAGGATTTTTGATAGTTACAGTCAGGAGCTCTTAAATGCTCTGCCTAATAATACGcagaaaataacaagaaaacgTGGCAAATCTTACCTTTTGTCGAGACGACGTAGAGCATTCACCGTTCGCGGTAGGGAACACGAGTAGAAATGCAACGTTGCGAAACGTTTCACAGTCGATATTTTTACGGAAAGAGATCGCAGCGGCACCTCTACGGAAAGTGGTCGTTGAATCCGCTTGTTACACTAGCTATAGTATTTATGTATTTGACACAAAAAGACGTACTACCAGATTCAACGTCAGAAAAGCTCTAAAAAGAGTGTTTGTGGTTTTATAACCTGTAAAGTCTATGGAAATTAGATGCTTATCAAATTTACTACAAGCATTATCGTGCGCCAAGAAAATCGATCGTGATCCGAAGGTCTCCGAAAGCCCTTGTAAAATCGACTCTATCCATCAAAACGATAGCATAGTAGCTACTCGCGCACGCGTAGTAGATACAAAAATGGTAGTAAAAATGGACTTAGTATGTCAATTTCCGCCATTTTAgcttcacttttttttattgctgaATGACTGAAGTTCATAGTCCAGGTGTATAATGCTAATAATATAATGTGATTACAGTTAAATCTACAAACACTGGCGATTTATTTACCTACTACTACGTGTTGCACATACACTATTCGAACCAACTACTGCACTGCGGCGGTGAGTTTTCTTCATGCTTCTCATTTGAATTGTTACAAAGTTAACAAGTTACTATGGCTTAAAACAAGCTGAAACATCGCATAGATCATTAAAAATCAgtcaaaaaatcatttgaaaaagatcatcccACACGTAAAAATTAGACTCGgctgttcattttttgttaaGATTTAGAAAAAACCTTTGTCCAGATATGCTCGACTTGCAGGTAATTCTTCGCACCGTGTGCAATCCTCATCCAGGCATCGTGTAAAAGGAGGGCACTTTGGCTTTTCTTGATTCCTGGTGCATTTGACGATTTGGGGTGTCCATCTCATCTCGTTCTCAGCGTGTCGTTCTTTTGTCGTCACTTCCAATTGCCACATGCATCCTCGGACAAACGGCTTACCAGAATCATAATTTTCACAGGTAAACGTTATCTTCGTTGTCTGTGACTGACTCCTTGTCCACTCTTTTGACAGAGAGTATGCTGTACTTGTGGAGAGTGACACATCACCAAAGAGGGTTTTAGTTTCAATTGCGGAGGCAATCTCAACTGCTGCAGTTTcgctttttgttgttgaataACTGATTTGATTAGATATTTCTTGAGTGACTTTGCCGTTTTGATTGCAGCCTACCATATCCCAGTCAGCAGTCGGCGTTACCCAATCTCCAGAATCCCATTTAAAGCGTTGATCTGGTGCCCCATCACATCTGTAAGTCAGCACGTTTGACCCACTGCTTGCTTCATTTCCAGCAACATCCAAGCAGTCTTCTGATGCTTTGTTCATAAAGGAGCAATAGTCCCCATCGCAGTACTGCCTTGGTTGTGACCACATTTGATCATCAGTTCCTCCACATTCGTGCATAAGAACATTGCCTGATCCGCCAATGCCCTTAACGTCGAGACACAATCGGGACTTATCATTAACTAGTTCTCCATTTTCATACAAGCCGAAAAATTGGTCAGCAGCTTTTTCACAGCTGTGTATTACAACATCATTGTCCTTTAGGCCTTGACCTCCCTGATCACCAGAAACATCCAAACAAAGACCAGACTTCTGGACCTCAAGCCTTCCATGTGCCAGTAGTTTCCCTCTGGAGCGAAAATAAAAGTACTGGTCTTTTTCACCACTGCAAGGATATGTAACAATGTTGCCACTTCCTTCACTTCCTGCGACATCTAGACAGCTTCCAGATTCCATGTTGATGATTTCTCTTGCTTCCTGCGTGATTCCGCCTCCATCCTCGAAAATTATTGATTTCCCATATTTCCATTTCTGGTACTCGGGTATTGTCGGAAATAAGACGCAAGTAGTCGAGATTACATCTCCACTTCCTGTTGTTCCAGCTGAGAAACAGTTGTTGGATTTCATATTTCGTATTGTGCCATCACCACACATGATAAGCTGTTGGTCATCTGAGGATTCACATCTATACGCCTGAACGTCTCCTTGGCCAGAATCTCCAGAAATGTCAATACAACTCTGTGATTTTAGCACTCGAACTTCCCCGATTTCTATTGGATTCACACAATTTACTTGAGAGGCTGCTGTGGGGAAGAAGCCCGTGAAGACAATCAAGTAAAGAATATTTGACATCGCTATTTGTTCAGGTCCTCACAGATGAt
Proteins encoded in this window:
- the LOC141889765 gene encoding uncharacterized protein LOC141889765 encodes the protein MTTTPTRFKNDTCAPSSFSQFSSCRVVIDCTDVEIATPKLMSHQSVTYSSYRGMNSFKVLIGVAPNAVITFVSKLYPGSISDKAIVQKSGFLDQLSTGDLVLADKGFLIQDIVPNGVSVNIPPFLNNGTFTETEARATKAIAKCRIHVERANARLKDYKILSFIPSYLRCHADILVQLCCALVNLQFPLIKEVTADTNFD
- the LOC141889574 gene encoding galactose/N-acetylgalactosamine-binding lectin CEL-III-like, producing the protein MSNILYLIVFTGFFPTAASQVNCVNPIEIGEVRVLKSQSCIDISGDSGQGDVQAYRCESSDDQQLIMCGDGTIRNMKSNNCFSAGTTGSGDVISTTCVLFPTIPEYQKWKYGKSIIFEDGGGITQEAREIINMESGSCLDVAGSEGSGNIVTYPCSGEKDQYFYFRSRGKLLAHGRLEVQKSGLCLDVSGDQGGQGLKDNDVVIHSCEKAADQFFGLYENGELVNDKSRLCLDVKGIGGSGNVLMHECGGTDDQMWSQPRQYCDGDYCSFMNKASEDCLDVAGNEASSGSNVLTYRCDGAPDQRFKWDSGDWVTPTADWDMVGCNQNGKVTQEISNQISYSTTKSETAAVEIASAIETKTLFGDVSLSTSTAYSLSKEWTRSQSQTTKITFTCENYDSGKPFVRGCMWQLEVTTKERHAENEMRWTPQIVKCTRNQEKPKCPPFTRCLDEDCTRCEELPASRAYLDKGFF